NNNNNNNNGAGGATTATATATGAATTATGATTACTGGCTTGACTAAGAAGCTTGTTAGTTCAAAACATTAGGCAGACCCCTCCCTAAGTGTCTGCTTCAAGTCAATCATTAAGAGCAGTCATTTTCTCTCCAAACCTTTCAAAAATGTAAGATCCATCTATGGCTTGGCCATGACTTTAGAGAATAATACATGGTAGGCGTTATTTCTAACTTGCCTTTTGGGCATCACATTCAGTGGAATTGAAACAGTGAGTCAGTGACAATCTATTATTCTAGAATAAGAAACTAAGGGCCAAAAATACAAATCTTATTATTGAAAAATCAATGTATGACATCATAATCATATCCATGTGGAAATAAAAATGATCTCTAATAGTGACATTAGGAATGGGAGTATATGGGCTTCCGTACTACGAAATTGGGCCTTCCAATTCAGAAACAAAAAAGTGCAATTAACTCTTATTTGGACAAACATGTTTTTGGGTATTGAAACTAGGCCAGAGCCCAATAACGTCATGCTTTAAGTAGGCCACATGTTAGCCCAGTTGAAAAATAAGTGGGCCAGAGGAAACTTTTTGGGTTGCAAATTACAGGGTCATGTatcaaaaagtttttttttacCACGGCTGTtgtagaaaaaaagagaaaaaaattaagaCTATTGCATGTAGATAAAAATAACCATCAACggcaataccaaaaaaaaaaaaaaaaaaaccatcaacggtaaacaaaaaaaaattaattaattaacgtaCATATATcttaaccaacttgggttggctCGTAGTCAATTCACTCGTCAATTTAAGTAAATGTTAGAGATTCGAATATTGTCTTATGCATGCAACTAATTGGCAGTTAATTTCCTAATTAAGTTTTATTGTTGGGTGTATTCCTTAATTGCGGGAAGGATAATAGTCGTATTCGAGTAGTAGTCAAAGTTAGTGTTACCCTTAGAGAAGGGCATTAGACATTAGTGGCTACCCTGGCAATTTTTTCCATGAGACATAAACACACACTGGTGAACATGTTTGGTTTTAGTTTCCCCTTAAACGTGGGCAACTGGAATGATGTTACACAACACCCTGCCATGTTTATTTGTTGCACTATTTCAAAAAGTATACCCCATTATTTTTATGACTTACAAACCCAATTTAGGTAAGAAAGGTAggacataatgataatgaaaatgaaaatatatatatattagccaCTAGGTCATTTTCCTCAATTGTGTTCAATGCCATAGCCTATCTGATTCATATGCATGTCCCATTATTCAACTAAAACCGAATAATTGCTTCAATTCATGAATTGTGGATCACATCTCCATTATTATGACTACATTTCATTTCAAGCTTTTTATATGCCTTGATGAAGTGGGCATGCATGCGATACACGTATTAATTGTTCCATTTCATTATTAACAAGCTAAGTTGAATGTAATCTTGTGTATAAGCTAAGTGTGTTGTTGTTGGTAGAATAATCAATCAAATAGTTCAAAATGAGTGAACAAATTAAGAGCAATTTACAACCACTAATCTGGTAATCCCCCGTTTATGTCTTCCAATCAGCATCACTTAATGCAAGAAACCTACTACCACATCCTTGTTATAAATCACATATACATTTGGGAAATAGCCAAGCAAGTGAGCAACAACCATCAATAATATTAGTGGGATTAGGGCTGAGAATAAACAAGGTAGGTTAGAGTTTAATAAATTCCACTCCAATGTTGTTCACTGTTTTAAAACCTTAAACTTAAATCTTACCTACCTTCTTAACCTTTCTACTCGATTCTATCCATCCTACTTCCGCACAcaaatttatttgttaattaaacATAACATTTAATCTTTTCACATTttataatatcaaatattattaatatattataaccAACTTGAATGCATAATTTGGTGGCACTAAATACTCGTGCAATCGAAATGAACTTGGGTTCAAATGTTTACTCTTTCCTTAAACATGTGCAGCATATATATTAAGAGTGTAAATTAGGTGAATAGGATTGGACTAATACTCAAATTAAAAGTattcaattcaatccaaaccAAAAACAGATCAAAATcgcactaatttaaattaaattagattccattaaaaacatttttagtaatctattctctaaaacaaaaacaaaaaaaatgtgcACACGTACGTAATATATCTGTTTTACAATCAAACTATGTGTATACCAATTCTTGTTTGTAACTAAATAAATCTAAATTCCATAATATTTatatcaaaacatgaattaattGACACAACTATTATCAGAAACTACCAACAACCTCCAAATAGAACTACTTTATAAACCTTCCTCCATACACCTCTTTGGTTGTCAACTTGGAATTGCTTTTTtctattcataataaataatattgCTTCGTACATTATCTGAAATCTTCAATCTTGGAAAAATATTGCTTCCTTAATTAcactttaaaatattaaaatctgaatccttaattagcctGAGATAAATGATAGATCTAAACCTTACAATGCCTCTCAAAATTAAGATACAGCAACTGCTCAACGGTATTACCTCTAGTGGTAGCTTTAATTTCATAGATCTATGCCACGCACTTTAAACTTTTAATATCCACATATTCATTGGCTGTGACAGCATATTAATGCTTATTACTCCTTTTCCACTTTCTTGCTTCCTAGCTTTATAAATCATAACTGATTAATAGTAGAATACAGTAAAATCTTATCTGCAATTTGGCCTCTGCATAATGCTGCATCATAAAGTGACTATATATGCTTCCAACCAAGGAAACATTTATTAACCAGCAAAGTGAAATTAAATCAACTGCCTCATAAAAAATCTACCAAAATTAGCAAGGTTTAATCCACATCCAAAATGCAATAATCTCCAAAACAATTATAAATATTAACATGGATGGCCCACTAACTAAGTAATATGCATAAAGATATTTCAACTGTGTTTTTTCTTTATGTTGAAAAAGAAATAAGATATCTAAGTCCTTGACAAGTAGGAGTGTTTATGCATCGGATTCCATTCGCACGGTGTTCATCTGAACTCAAAAAAAAGTTGCGGATATGGATTTGATTCGCAAGGCTATCGGATCCGATTCGCACACTAATAATATCGAATTGTGGATTTTATGTAGGTATTCACATATTCGTGGatccgcaaaaataaataaataaataagtaaatattctttctatattttatttcaaataataattatcatatatactgtattattttaattttattattttaaaaaaaatatgtttaatattattttaagaataaacatatttaaaagagtagaaaaaaaagaattttattagtattttttaataaaaataagtttttaaaaatatttttgtgttttgcagATATATCCGATATTCGATCCGAttagatcggatcggatccaagctTAAAAATGACGGATATTAGAACCGATTTGATCCAATAattttagtgcggatcggatTCTAATATATCCAATTCAAACTTAAAACTGCAGATATTAGATCTGAGGAGATAATTTTATTACGAATCGAAATTTTGATTCTATCTAATTTTATTGGCGTTCACCCTTATTGAAAGTGTCTTATTTCATAACATGGAAACCCTATCTTTTCCAATTTGTCTTTATGTTAAAAAGTGTGAGAATTTGATATGATTTTGACCCTTTCTAGCTAGCTAGCTACATGGAAATATTGCaaattaggggtgtgcatggtccgGTCCGGCTCGAAGGCCCggtccggtcccgaacactttaggggctaatttggtgtgatttcatcgggtctagggctgggtaagggtctcaaaaatagacccggtcattatttcgggtcgggtccgggccatagctcgggtcacccgaaatcggcccggtggcccggtcaccATACACaataaatattttgtattattagtgatggatgatggctattattatgtagaatttaagtattgtaaaccttaatattttgtgttattagtcattatatataagactgtaagttaatgttttatatttaaaatgcataagactttagactaatgcataatattgtgttatttgtatttatttaaatatttggtgttattaggcaatattaatattattgattatggttatgctttaattttagagaagagttggttcttgttatatttttctaagtgaattttaccatgtcaaataatggttggagtcttgcaaatttggatatttttacatactaacttacaagaaggtatcaaggtaacataatgttaacggcccggttttcacccggttttcacccggtatagtTGTAGTCCGAAAgggtataggtttcatcgggtctagggtcgggttcgggtctcaTAAATGGGCCCGgaatatatttcgggtcgggtctgggtcacatcaaacccggtttcacccggcccatgcacacccctattgCAAATAATCTTTTTAGCTAACCATAGCAATAAAAAATGGTTTGCTTACAGAGAAAGAAATGAATATAAGTTTCATATATCAGATCTGTAGCACGTGCAGCTTTGCAAAAGCTATAAAAGAGGGTTGTCTTCTCTTATGCATTCAATCTCTGTTCTCTGAGTTCTGATTTCTAATTTATAGCTGTTAAAAGCAATGTCTATGCTTTGACTATATATGCAATGCATAACTAATAGGTGAGTGCCTGGTAAGATTGAATTGATTCAAAATTAATCAACTCAATTGTATGAAAAACACAACCTGATGTTTGGGAAGGTAACAACATATAATGGTTAACCTATAAGCTAGTAAGTAATAACACTGGAGTTGACAAAAATGAAGTTATGAAGATAATGACATATAAATAACTCTATAGTATCTAGGCCACCAACagctaattaaaattaaaaaaaatgaaaacatcaTAATTATATAGTTTCTTATTCTGTTAAGCAAGATCCAGGAAAGTTTAGAGTATACATATGAAACTTGAATAACAAAAATGATCatgctaattattaattaatctaGCATttagaaattgaaaattttgaaaattaaagaagtttTCAGAATATTTTGCAATAGTTATTATCAATAAGGAATACTAGaagattaataatttttaaaagtgtaagaaaaaatatattattaattaattaaattaaaagaattaaattaataattaaaagtgTGATAGAAATAATAAATNAAAGTTTAACTActtgaaaattttatataattttatttaatttttaattatatttacaaaatttaaatggatataaatatttaaattaatccaTCCAAGGCCATTGTTTATAAGAAACTTTACAAACATGCCCAAAAAATGAGGGCAAGAACACATTCTTTGAATTTTACCGCCTTTGTTTCAGAAGGGCAAAGATGGAATTTGAAGAAAAGACAGAAGGATAACAGTACACAAAATATTATTGTATCATCATTATTTATATTGGAAATtggatttattattataaaaaagagTGAAAAAGATGAACGCAACAAGTTAACAACACAAACATAAGAAGGAGGAGAAGCAGAAGCAGCAGCAGCATCATTATCAATCCTTCCATCAAATCAAACAAAAGATTATTATCAGAAAATCATAATAAGGTTCCAACACAACTCAGCTTCCCTCCTGTCTTGTCTCTGTTCCTGTTTCATCACTCTCCGCCACTCTTTCAAGTTTCACCCCCTCACTcaacacctctctctctctctctctctctcagccaTTGATTGCTGGGGGCATGCGTTTATTTTCCCTCTTGTTCAtaactttcttcttcctttcttcacGTTCTCCGAAGCTCaaagtccaaaccaacaaatgcCCACACAGATTCTCCTAACCATCTTCTTCCTTTTTCGTCAAAGTTATTCACTTTATTATCTATGATTGCATTTCTACTATTAAAGCTTGCACCTTCCGTAGCTACAATGATTGTATTATGAGCTGGTTTAGATCTGGTTCTGCAGTAACGGTGGCAGGGAGTTCCACCCAGTAACCAGGTGGTAATAAAGTTTCCATTTTTATGAGTGGGGGTGGTGGGGTTGTTGTGAACGTGGGAATGATGGAAGCAAGGATGAAGAAATACCGACAAGTGAGTCCTGAAAGGGCCAAAGTGTGGACAGAGAAGTCACCAAAGTATCACCAGAATAGGAAGGTTCCTGTCATTTACTATCTTTGCAGGAACAGGCAGCTAGAACACCCTCATTTCATGGAGGTTCCTCTTACATCCCCTGAAGGCCTATACCTGAGAGGTATCAAAATATATGGgaggcaaaaaaaaaaacattttttttttaatttttacctTAATAGTAATTATGTTCTTAATGTATTTCCCCCCATTTATGGAATGTGTTTTTTTGTGTGCAGATGTGATTGATAGACTTAATGCATTGAGAGGTAGAGGCATGGCTTCCTTGTATTCATGGTCTTGTAAGAGGTTAGCTAGTTATTGCATTTACTCTCTCCTTTATTTGCTTTTAAATTTGTATGTTTGTGAAACATACAGGGAAATAAAAGTACAAGAATAAcaggaattttgaattttggaagtatCTGCATTCTGTACTTGTCCTTGatattctcttttaaattttggCCAAGTCAATGCAACTTAAAATTATAGTTTTAGATGAAGCAATCAAGATTGTTTAGCTATGAGTTGATTCATGTTGTGATCAAATTGTTTATATTCAGTATTCACCATGTATATTGTGTTTTATTATGCTTTTCAGAAGCTACAAGAATGGTTTTGTGTGGCATGATCTCTGTCAGGATGATCTAATTCTACCTGCCCATGGGAATGAGTATGTCCTCAAAGGTTCTGAACTCTTTGATGAATCAAATTCAGGTTAAGTACAATATCATGCTTCGGTTTTGTTTATTTCCACAATGTGGTATTTTCCTAGGTCCTGATTGAAAACTTAAGTCATTGTGAAATTGTGTCTACAGATCGATTTAGCCCGATTAACAATGTCAAAATACAAAGCCTGAAGCAGTTACCAGAGCCAGTCTCTTGTAGGAGCCATGATGGAGCTTCCACTTCTTCTAGCCTGAATGGAAAAGAAGCAAGAAACTCTCAAGATGATGATGAGCTTTCCACAGGACAACGCAGCGGTTCCTCTGATGTTTCTCCAGAGTCTACAGCTGGAAAAAGTGATTCTACTAACTTGTCATTGCCAGAGTACAAAATCTACAAGAGTGAAAAGTTGTCAGATGCTTCAACTCAGACAGAAGAACCTAAGAGTATAACCAAAACACAGAAAACTTGTACCAGGGGCGTATCAACAGAAGATGCATCAATGGAATCTGAATGCCATGAGATACATCAAGATGAAGTGCCACATGTGNNNNNNNNNNNNNNNNNNNNNNNNNNNNNNNNNNNNNNNNNNNNNNNNNNNNNNNNNNNNNNNNNNNNNNNNNNNNNNNNNNNNNNNNNNNNNNNNNNNNNNNNNNNNNNNNNNNNNNNNNNNNNNNNNNNNNNNNNNNNNNNNNNNNNNNNNNNNNNNNNNNNNNNNNNNNNNNNNNNNNNNNNNNNNNNNNNNNNNNNNNNNNNNNNNNNNNNNNNNNNNNNNNNNNNNNNNNNNNNNNNNNNNNNNNNNNNNNNNNNNNNNNNNNNNNNNNNNNNNNNNNNNNNNNNNNNNNNNNNNNNNNNNNNNNNNNNNNNNNNNNNNNNNNNNNNNNNNNNNNNNNNNNNNNNNNNNNNNNNNNNNNNNNNNNNNNNNNNNNNNNNNNNNNNNNNNNNNNNNNNNNNNNNNNNNNNNNNNNNNNNNNNNNNNNNNNNNNNNNNNNNNNNNNNNNNNNNNNNNNNNNNNNNNNNNNNNNNNNNNNNNNNNNNNNNNNNNNNNNNNNNNNNNNNNNNNNNNNNNNNNNNNNNNNNNNNNNNNNNNNNNNNNNNNNNNNNNNNNNNNNNNNNNNNNNNNNNNNNNNNNNNNNNNNNNNNNNNNNNNNNNNNNNNNNNNNNNNNNNNNNNNNNNNNNNNNNNNNNNNNNNNNNNNNNNNNNNNNNNNNNNNNNNNNNNNNNNNNNNNNNNNNNNNNNNNNNNNNNNNNNNNNNNNNNNNNNNNNNNNNNNNNNNNNNNNNNNNNNNNNNNNNNNNNNNCCTCCTTCGACTTCTAGTCCCTCATCTTCTGGAGGGAAGATTGAAACTTTGGAATCCTTGATTAGAGCTGATTTGAGTAAAATGAACAGATTTAGGATCATGGATGAGGAGGGACGAATGCCAACCAACACAAGGCTGAAAGCCTCAAATCTGCTGATGCAACTGATCTCGTGTGGATCAATATCGGTGAAAAACCACAGTCTTGGCCTTATTCCTTCCTATAAGGCCAAGTTTTCCAATGGAAAATTCCCTTCCCCATTGTTCTCGACTTCTGTCATGTTGGGGGAATTCGATTGCCTAGCTGAGAATCCAAAGGTTATGGGTCTCAGATTGGAAGACAAAGAGTACTTTAGTGGGAGCATAGTTGATTCTAAATTATCAAATGAACAAGGAGATGGACCTAATGTTCTGAAACGCTCTTCTTCCTACAATGCTGAGAGGTAGGTTCTACTTTCAATTCTTCTCTTGCAACTTTACAAATTAGCATTGGCAAGAATCATGGTTTGGCAAATCATTTTCAACACTGGATGGTGCATCACATGCCTTTTGGTTGGTTTCACAAGGACTGCATTAGTGATATTGTAAGAGAAACACTGAGCAAATGACATAAGGAGTATCTGGGGTCTTATTACTAAGGAATTTGACTCATTTTTGGCATATAGTAATTATTTTCTTATTCAGTGGATATTTCACTACTATTATATAAAGTATAAACACAAAAAAGTTCACTGATCTTCTCATTATTACCAATTCAACATTCATGCAGATGCAATCGTGATCAAATTCTGCAGTACTACTGTATTTTACTTGTGCTTttgttctttaaatttcaaatttaaacatCATTTTAACATTGAAtagtaagaaaagaaaaggtcAATTCAACATCTTTTAGCCCTCCAATCACTTTATCAGTTCTGAATTTGTTCAGGGCATCAGATTCTAAAATGTTTGTGCGGCTAATtttctttgtgtttcttttgccAGTTGCTTTTAAAAAGTCAAAACAATATTCACTGAAGTGCAAATGCATTCGCATGTTAGATCTTCATTTAGTTAATATTATATAGTATCAAGTCTCATGGTCATGTAAATGGAGTCTTCAAAGATAGGGGCTTCATTGCTTTATAAAGTTATCATACTAAGGAATTAACATCTATATTAGTTCTTTCATTACCTGGCATCATCcacaaattaaggaaaaataaaaagaaaacaaaataaaaaagaaaagcaaaatacCAGACAAATGGAGATTACAATTCTCTCTTGTGAGCTTCTTTTATTGTCTCCTATGAAATACTAGAATCCCACAAAATGGATTCAAGGCACAATAAAGTTTTGGCATTTATAATAAGGTCTAATAACTATACTTTTGAAACAAAGTTTGGGATGAAATCAGGATTTAATGATAAggtaaaattaaattgaaaagtaGTAACTCTAGGAATTCTTTTGtggcttgatttttggattaatGTTTCTTTTTGTAATTGATTTTGATTGACATCTGATAGGAACATATAGGCTTAACAACCTGAGCAGTTTTTCATATGTATGAAACCTATGAACAAATGTGCAGGTCAAGTGAAGAGCTGAAATCACAAGACATAGAGGAATCATCCTCAGGACATTCCAAATGCATTTTGCAGTCGGTTAAGGCTTCATTGACCAAGCAGCCACGAAGCGAATCCATGAGATACACAGTTTCTGATGGACCAAGAAAATCCATGGATAGAGTTGATGGCTCAGGCGTATCCCCAGTACCATCCTATGGTAGCAGCAAAAGAATCACCGAACCTTCATCAGCAAAAAAGCAATCAAAGATGATAGAGTCTTTTGAGGAGGAGAAGGTGATCAAAATTGAAGAAAGTTAAGTGTTGACATTATCTTCGTTACTAATGATTCACACTATGTGCTTATAGTCTTCAATCATTGATTGACAAGTTTAATTTTAATCAACAGGCTTGCTTCAGGAGCTCGGGTTATAATCGAATCTAAACCATCTCGCCACACAGCATCTAGCTCTTAAAACCTTTTCTTTCAGAGGTTAGGCCACTAGTAAATACAATATATATAGGTATAGGTATGTAGGTACACATGAAATTTGTAAATCTGAAAAATGAAGACATGTTGTGAGTTGTGACATATAATAGTGTAAGAACCCAGAGTCTGGTATTATATAGTATTGTTACATTGTATAAGACTCAGTGGTATAGtgtatgaatttttttttcttttttttcccctcTGTCCACACTTGCCACTGCTAGTCAAGCTACCACATCAGAAACATGcaacaatgaaaaaaaaaaaaaaaaacccaccaATGTTCCTAAGAGCATCCTAGTTATGATCTTTGTGCTTATTGCATGGACCTTAGTGGCATGTTATTGGGTTTAATAGGTTTTTCATATAAGTTAATGCAATGACCACAAAAATCATAACCAAGACATCCTCAAACTTGGGTGATTATTGCCTTTTGCTGCATGTTTCAAATGAGACACTATGAAATTTTAAGGAGTAAATGATTCGGGGCGAATGACGGCGTGCCTGGGTAACGGCAAGGAAGTTGGACCTTAAGCATTAAACATATGACTGAAACACTGCAAGGGGTTGGGTAATAGTGCAGGTTTAGTCCCTGTCTCAGTGGTCCTTAAACCTTCCTGTTCATAGGGACTGCTATCTAAAAATGAATTGACTCCACAAGGTTTTTTATATTGTAAATATAGATATTGAGATCTATCTCTTTTGCAACCATGCACTTGTTTCTGTCAAAAACAGTAGTAGGGTCGTATTCTATTTCATTTTTCCTTGGCATTNNNNNNNNNNNNNNNNNNNNNNNNNNNNNNNAGAACATGTGAGATTGAAGTTGCCATTGTATTGTATTGTTGTCTTTATCATCAATAACAATATTAATTCTTGAAGTTAAAATGAAGAAAAATGCTCTTTGTTTGGTATTGAATTATTGATAGACCCTTTTGGAAACAATGCAGCTGTAAATTGGAAGTATACCGTTCAAACTTGTTATTTCTGTGTAAcaaggtagggtacttcttttgAAGAAAAGACATTCTTATTGCTATTGAAGACAATTATTTTAttacaaaagaaaacaaaaggtatgTGCTTCTTAAATAGATTCACGTGTAAGACAGCCTTATTCTAAGACTTTCATGCAGAGGGAATTTAATATTTGTCAGAATGCTTTTTTGTCTGGAAAGATGTATGATGGTTTGGCCTTTGAGATCTTCAGAAACTGGGAAAAATGAATTAATAAATCATGGTATCAGCTTTCACATAAAGCATGAAGAAATTCTGTTTGCTCTCCAGTCTGCACTCTCttaatttttctctttttggAGTGATAGTGGGAATTTTTAAATGATGTATGACAGTGTTAGTGTGcaatgatagaaaagaaaagtGTATATTGTACCTAACTGAATGTATATTGACACATCCTGGGTTTTTTTCCCCATGATTAAGGTTTTCCACATTCCATGCATAATCTATGCTTCCATCTTTTATCCAATTAATTACTAATTTAGATTTTTTGTTCATGTGGTAAAAATGGGCCTTCTTTGATTCCAGTATTGTATGCTTCTATCAATTCCTTTTTCAAGGTCAAACATATACTTCTACAGAAATAATTTAGTACTTATTTTATCTTATGTATAACTTAATGTGTGAAGTAAAGTGAGTACAAATTACTGTAATAAGTAATAAGACAACTTGTACTTTCTTTTCCTACTTTATCTCTTAGTTTGACAGGTCAAGTATTAATCCACCATGGATTTGAGCTCTATTTAAGTGTTTGTAAGTCAATGGAATGTTGCATATATAAGATGGAATTTAAATTCCTAACACTTGTTTAAACGAACAAATGAACTGATTATTCGGCTAATCCCAAGTTGGTTAGACAACTTGTACTTTTGCCTCAGCCCTCAAGAGCATGTTAAAAGCCAGTTTAGTTGGGCTAATCTGGCCCAAATAATGCCTGATATATTTGTACTGGGGTGGCCCAAGTCATTCCCTTATGTTATGTGGGGATTGTACAAAATTTGGATTTTGACTACTTTTCTTGAATAAGTTATCTACACCCTGACACTCCATAATCATTTGCACAGTATCCATACCTTGATTTCAAACAGGATCTTAGTTACAAATGTATGACAAGTTTTGAGTTCTGAACAAGATTATTTACATACCACTTGAATAACTGCATTTTCAAGCAATGAATtaacaaattttaagtttggctAAAAAACAATGAGATTATTGCATGCAGCATAAGATGAATAATCTTGTTCCATCTCTTTGGCACAGTTGAAATGCATTTATGGCCGCAAGGTAAGACGTTAATAACTAATATCTATCAATGTATCAAATAAATGAATAATAGAtactaaaagaagaaagaaacaaatgaaatcatgtcacaaaaaaaaaaaaaatttctgatGAACATCGTACTATAATAAAATAGCAGTTTAGTTTACCTCAGAGCAAACGGCACACAGGGTAATTTAAGAAGCATGTTTGAGTTTACTGGCAGCAAAattatgagagagagagag
The DNA window shown above is from Arachis ipaensis cultivar K30076 chromosome B08, Araip1.1, whole genome shotgun sequence and carries:
- the LOC107613931 gene encoding protein UPSTREAM OF FLC; the encoded protein is MSGGGGVVVNVGMMEARMKKYRQVSPERAKVWTEKSPKYHQNRKVPVIYYLCRNRQLEHPHFMEVPLTSPEGLYLRDVIDRLNALRGRGMASLYSWSCKRSYKNGFVWHDLCQDDLILPAHGNEYVLKGSELFDESNSDRFSPINNVKIQSLKQLPEPVSCRSHDGASTSSSLNGKEARNSQDDDELSTGQRSGSSDVSPESTAGKSDSTNLSLPEYKIYKSEKLSDASTQTEEPKSITKTQKTCTRGVSTEDASMESECHEIHQDEVPHVXXXXXXXXXXXXXPPSTSSPSSSGGKIETLESLIRADLSKMNRFRIMDEEGRMPTNTRLKASNLLMQLISCGSISVKNHSLGLIPSYKAKFSNGKFPSPLFSTSVMLGEFDCLAENPKVMGLRLEDKEYFSGSIVDSKLSNEQGDGPNVLKRSSSYNAERSSEELKSQDIEESSSGHSKCILQSVKASLTKQPRSESMRYTVSDGPRKSMDRVDGSGVSPVPSYGSSKRITEPSSAKKQSKMIESFEEEKVIKIEES